A single region of the Populus nigra chromosome 2, ddPopNigr1.1, whole genome shotgun sequence genome encodes:
- the LOC133682086 gene encoding uncharacterized protein LOC133682086, protein MRIRKNAKLSSLMLSQGSSGAQPLQTHVCQLNQSPWDVISFSQETYYPSSSLYQFEGEDSFNGNGSLGDSVGAVESVASMMMEDSEEKGMMKMKVDHMVIVDDNYENEGNKRSEMFGDYEEMKIDSEFKLKKCNKTDGKGWHCKNDTKNGHTVCDHHHHLTSHKSSYSNINNNNINGSAATKKPDKVASIIGARRGRAKSAKKGSSSSSNPYEFYYYSGFGPLWGKRRGDKDTVNKNEAKDVDNSTVIGSMIPNTTPSSSYSPIENNQGFDYVDEDDDDEEEDSGKKRMRKPVKARSLKSLM, encoded by the exons atGAGGATTCGAAAGAACGCAAAGCTCTCATCTCTCATGCTCTCGCAGGGTTCTTCAGGAGCTCAGCCACTGCAGACACACGTTTGCCAGCTAAACCAGTCACCATGGGATGTGATTTCTTTCTCTCAAGAAACTTATTACCCATCTTCTTCACTCTACCAG TTCGAAGGAGAGGATAGCTTTAATGGAAATGGTAGCTTAGGTGATTCTGTTGGTGCTGTTGAGAG TGTCGCGTCGATGATGATGGAAGATTCAGAAGAGAAAggaatgatgaaaatgaaggtCGATCATATGGTTATTGTTGACGATAATTATGAAAATGAAGGTAACAAGAGATCAGAAATGTTCGGTGATTATGAAGAAATGAAAATAGATAGCGAATTCAAGCTCAAGAAATGCAACAAGACCGACGGCAAAGGCTGGCATTGCAAGAACGACACTAAAAATGGGCACACTGTGTGcgaccatcatcatcatttgaCATCTCACAAATCATCATATAgcaacatcaacaacaacaatattaatgGTAGTGCTGCTACAAAAAAACCCGATAAGGTTGCTTCTATTATTGGGGCACGCCGTGGTCGGGCAAAGTCAGCCAAGAAAGGGTCATCATCGAGCTCAAATCCGTATGAATTTTACTATTATTCTGGGTTTGGGCCGTTGTGGGGAAAGAGAAGAGGAGATAAGGATACTGTCAACAAGAATGAAGCCAAGGATGTCGATAATAGTACTGTTATCGGTTCCATGATTCCAAATACGACACCGTCTTCAAGTTATTCACCGATTGAAAATAATCAAGGGTTTGATTATGTTGATGAGGATGACGACGACGAGGAGGAAGACAGTGGCAAGAAACGGATGCGGAAACCCGTGAAAGCGAGGTCTCTGAAGTCTCTTATGTGA
- the LOC133683084 gene encoding syntaxin-71-like, translating into MTVIDLVTRVDSICKKFDKYDVDKQKNLNAAGDDAFARLYAVVEADLDALLQKSEAAKIEKSRATAVAMNAEIRRTKARLIEEIPKLQRLAFKQVKGLSKEEREVRSDLVAALKDRIEAVADGNISAAKQGGDSAPSASHGGIKFDSTYDGRFDDEYFQQTEESDRFRQEYEMRRVKQDQGLDVIAEGLDTLKNMAHDMNEEVDRQVPLMDEIDDKVDRAASDLKTTNVRLKDTINKMRSSRNFCIDIILLVIILGIAAYLYNVLK; encoded by the exons ATGACTGTCATCGATTTGGTTACGCGAGTCGATTCAATCTGCAAGAAATTTGACAAATACGACGTCGATAAGCAGAAAAACCTTAACGCTGCTGGCGACGATGCTTTCGCTCGCTTATACGCAGTCGTTGAGGCCGACCTCGATGCTCTTCTCCAG AAATCAGAGGCAGCGAAAATAGAGAAAAGCAGGGCTACGGCTGTTGCTATGAATGCAGAGATTCGAAGAACAAAGGCTCGATTAATTGAGGAAATTCCTAAATTACAGAGACTCGCTTTTAAACAG GTGAAAGGGCTATCGAAAGAAGAGCGCGAGGTGAGAAGTGATTTGGTTGCTGCATTAAAAGATAGAATCGAAGCTGTAGCAGATGGAAATATTAGTGCAGCTAAACAAGGTGGAGATTCTGCGCCTTCAGCATCGCATGGAGGAATTAAATTCGATTCAACTTAtg ATGGAAGATTTGATGATGAGTATTTTCAGCAAACTGAAGAGTCGGATCGGTTTAGGCAGGAATATGAAATGCGGAGAGTGAAACAG GATCAAGGTTTAGATGTTATAGCAGAAGGTTTGGACACTCTGAAAAACATGGCCCATGACATGAATGAG GAGGTGGACAGACAAGTGCCattgatggatgaaattgatgACAAG GTTGACCGAGCAGCCTCTGACCTTAAAACTACTAATGTGAGACTTAAAGATACTATAAACAAG ATGAGGTCCAGTCGCAACTTTTGTATTGATATCATCCTCTTGGTTATAATCTTAGGCATTGCTGCCTATCTCTACAA TGTGCTGAAGTGA